Proteins found in one Camelus bactrianus isolate YW-2024 breed Bactrian camel chromosome X, ASM4877302v1, whole genome shotgun sequence genomic segment:
- the CT83 gene encoding kita-kyushu lung cancer antigen 1, with protein sequence MSILLLLVSGVLFAFMFVFWKTLFQRNTGEMSSNSTSLALVRSSSPTGSTKSNTDKSLSVNHLSRDILINFPHSIAMQKRILVNLAIVEYKLAEMEQFLITKGLNGALVNRKSIDNLTECNDSGGNH encoded by the exons ATGAGCATCCTTTTGCTGCTAGTGAGCGGCGTTCTGTTCGCCTTTATGTTTGTCTTCTGGAAAACCCTATTTCAG AGAAATACTGGTGAAATGTCATCAAATTCGACCTCTCTTGCACTAGTAAGATCATCCTCTCCCACTGGGTCAACTAAGAGCAATACTGATAAGAGTCTTTCAGTCAACCATCTCTCTCGGGATATCTTAATTAATTTCCCGCACTCAATAGCCATGCAGAAGCGAATACTGGTAAACCTCGCGATTGTGGAATACAAGCTGGCTGAAATGGAACAATTCCTAATTACTAAGGGTTTAAATGGTGCATTAGTTAACCGGAAATCCATTGACAACCTTACAGAATGTAATGACAGTGGAGGCAATCATTAA